One Arthrobacter sp. StoSoilB19 DNA window includes the following coding sequences:
- a CDS encoding CTP synthase, with protein MIGSNSVVQRSNSRVNSRFPGSSKTTKHIFVTGGVASSLGKGLTASSLGHLLRARGLSVTMQKLDPYLNVDPGTMNPFQHGEVFVTDDGAETDLDIGHYERFLDENLEGSANVTTGQVYSTVIAKERRGEYLGDTVQVIPHITDEIKRRMRLPAEGKNAPDVIITEIGGTVGDIESQPFLESARQVRQDIGRGNVFFLHVSLVPYIGPSQELKTKPTQHSVAALRSIGIQPEAIVIRSDREVPEAMREKIGRMCDVDIDAVVNAADAPSIYDIPKTLHGQGLDSYIVRALDLPFKDVDWTSWDKLLEAVHNPKHHVEIALVGKYIDLPDAYLSVTEALRAGGFANEAKVKIRWVPSDECETREGAVKALDGVDAICVPGGFGIRGLEGKLGALKFARETKLPVLGLCLGLQCMVIEYARNVVGLEGASSSEFEPDSKYPVIATMEEQLEYVEGRGDLGGTMRLGLYEAKLDEGSVIAGTYGKTTVSERHRHRYEVNNKYRQQIADKGLVFSGTSPDGKLVEFVELPADVHPYYVATQAHPELSSRPTRPHPLFAGLVKAALDHQNAGHQNAGGQGAGQEGVADTAVPPAGEHAASGTVTAK; from the coding sequence ATGATAGGCTCGAATTCCGTGGTGCAGCGATCAAATTCCCGTGTAAATTCCCGGTTCCCGGGCTCCTCCAAGACGACGAAGCACATCTTTGTCACCGGCGGTGTGGCGTCCTCGCTTGGTAAGGGACTGACGGCGTCCAGCCTTGGTCACCTGCTCCGGGCACGCGGCCTGTCCGTGACAATGCAGAAGCTCGATCCCTACCTGAACGTGGATCCGGGCACAATGAACCCCTTCCAGCACGGCGAGGTCTTCGTCACAGACGACGGCGCCGAAACGGACCTGGACATCGGGCACTACGAGCGCTTCCTTGATGAAAACCTCGAGGGGTCCGCGAACGTCACCACCGGCCAGGTGTACTCCACGGTGATTGCCAAGGAACGCCGCGGCGAGTACCTGGGGGACACCGTCCAGGTCATCCCGCACATCACGGATGAGATCAAGCGCCGCATGCGTTTGCCCGCCGAGGGCAAGAACGCCCCGGACGTCATCATCACCGAAATCGGCGGCACCGTTGGCGACATCGAATCCCAGCCGTTCCTCGAATCCGCCCGCCAGGTCCGCCAGGACATCGGCCGCGGAAACGTGTTCTTCCTGCACGTCTCCCTGGTGCCGTACATTGGCCCCTCGCAGGAGCTGAAGACCAAGCCCACCCAGCACTCCGTGGCCGCGCTGCGGTCCATCGGCATCCAGCCCGAGGCGATCGTGATCCGTTCGGACCGTGAAGTGCCGGAGGCCATGCGGGAGAAGATCGGCCGCATGTGCGACGTCGACATCGACGCCGTGGTGAACGCCGCGGACGCCCCCAGCATCTACGACATCCCCAAGACCCTGCACGGACAGGGCCTTGACTCCTACATCGTCCGGGCCCTTGACCTGCCCTTCAAGGACGTTGACTGGACCAGCTGGGACAAGCTGCTTGAAGCCGTCCACAACCCCAAGCACCACGTCGAGATTGCCCTGGTGGGCAAGTACATCGACCTGCCTGACGCCTACCTCTCGGTCACCGAAGCGCTGCGTGCCGGCGGCTTCGCCAACGAGGCCAAGGTCAAGATCCGCTGGGTCCCGTCCGACGAATGCGAGACCCGCGAAGGCGCCGTCAAGGCCCTCGACGGCGTGGACGCCATCTGCGTTCCCGGCGGCTTCGGCATCCGTGGACTCGAAGGCAAGCTCGGCGCCCTGAAGTTTGCCCGCGAAACCAAGCTGCCCGTGCTGGGCCTGTGCCTCGGCCTGCAGTGCATGGTGATCGAGTACGCCCGCAACGTGGTGGGCCTGGAGGGTGCCTCCTCCAGCGAATTCGAGCCGGACTCCAAGTACCCGGTGATCGCCACCATGGAGGAGCAGCTGGAGTACGTGGAAGGCCGCGGCGACCTTGGCGGCACCATGCGCCTTGGACTGTACGAAGCCAAACTGGATGAAGGCTCGGTCATCGCCGGAACCTACGGCAAGACCACCGTGAGCGAACGCCACAGGCACCGCTACGAGGTGAACAACAAGTACCGCCAGCAGATCGCGGACAAGGGCCTGGTCTTCTCCGGCACTTCCCCGGACGGCAAGCTGGTGGAATTCGTTGAGCTGCCCGCCGACGTGCACCCGTACTACGTGGCCACGCAGGCCCATCCCGAGCTGAGCTCGCGGCCCACCCGCCCGCACCCGCTGTTCGCCGGCCTGGTCAAGGCTGCACTTGACCACCAGAACGCAGGCCACCAGAACGCGGGCGGCCAGGGTGCAGGCCAGGAGGGCGTTGCCGACACGGCTGTGCCCCCGGCCGGCGAACATGCGGCATCGGGTACCGTTACCGCTAAGTAG
- a CDS encoding NUDIX hydrolase has translation MPGTPEATPAKQVSDAPSPRRLLSTEKVYQGRIWDVVSDTFQLSDSGDALTRDYIDHPGAVAVLPMNAEGQVLLLKQYRHPVGMDLWEVPAGLLDVEGEDFVVGAARELAEEADLAAGTWNVLADVFNSPGSSSEAIRIYLARDLTEVPHHERHERTDEEAEIEFHWIGLDDAVASVLAGRLHNPSAVVGILAAAAARANDYEGLRPADAPWPAHPSQR, from the coding sequence ATGCCTGGTACACCTGAAGCCACCCCTGCCAAACAGGTTTCGGATGCACCAAGCCCGCGCCGTCTTTTGTCAACGGAGAAGGTCTACCAGGGCAGGATCTGGGATGTCGTCAGCGACACCTTCCAGCTCTCGGACTCCGGGGACGCCCTCACCCGCGATTACATCGACCATCCCGGCGCCGTAGCCGTCCTGCCCATGAACGCCGAGGGCCAGGTCCTGCTGTTGAAGCAGTACCGGCACCCCGTGGGCATGGACCTCTGGGAGGTTCCGGCGGGCCTGCTGGATGTTGAAGGCGAAGACTTCGTAGTGGGGGCGGCGCGCGAACTGGCCGAGGAAGCGGACCTTGCTGCCGGGACCTGGAACGTCCTGGCGGATGTCTTCAATTCCCCGGGATCCTCCAGCGAGGCCATCCGTATCTACCTGGCCCGTGACCTCACCGAAGTGCCGCACCACGAACGCCACGAACGGACGGACGAGGAGGCGGAGATCGAGTTCCACTGGATCGGCCTGGATGATGCCGTGGCGTCCGTCCTGGCCGGACGCCTGCACAACCCGTCCGCCGTCGTCGGTATCCTGGCTGCCGCTGCCGCCCGCGCCAACGACTATGAAGGCCTCCGCCCCGCCGACGCCCCCTGGCCCGCCCACCCCAGCCAGCGCTGA
- the xerD gene encoding site-specific tyrosine recombinase XerD, with the protein MAPPSAEAAPAFEPGPAEAAAAPAPVPSAIDRAITDYLQHMGVERGLAANTLAAYRRDLARYARYVAAAGCGRPEDITRHHVTGYVRALSDGSDGGSTLGVRSAARTVVAVRGLHKFWALEGYTPADPARDVHPPMAGKRLPKAISVDEVTRILEAAGTDTAAGLRDRALLEFLYSTGARISEAVGLDVDDISLAGPESGPAIVRLFGKGSKERLVPLGSYGARALDAYLVRGRPLLAAKGKGTPALFLNARGGRISRQSAWTILKAAAEKANITRDVSPHTLRHSFATHLLEGGADVRVVQELLGHASVTTTQVYTLVTADTLREIYAAAHPRALG; encoded by the coding sequence ATGGCCCCTCCTTCGGCTGAAGCAGCGCCGGCGTTCGAACCGGGCCCGGCGGAGGCTGCCGCTGCCCCGGCACCTGTACCTTCCGCCATCGACCGTGCAATTACCGACTACCTCCAGCACATGGGTGTGGAACGGGGACTGGCAGCGAATACCTTGGCAGCCTACCGCCGGGACCTGGCCCGCTACGCCCGGTATGTTGCCGCAGCCGGCTGCGGCCGGCCGGAGGACATCACCCGGCACCACGTCACGGGTTACGTCCGCGCCCTGTCGGACGGTTCCGACGGCGGTTCCACCCTGGGCGTCCGGTCCGCGGCCCGGACGGTGGTGGCGGTCCGTGGCCTGCACAAGTTCTGGGCCCTCGAAGGTTATACGCCGGCCGATCCAGCCCGCGACGTCCACCCACCCATGGCAGGTAAACGGCTGCCCAAGGCCATCAGCGTTGACGAAGTGACCCGCATCCTGGAGGCGGCAGGAACGGACACCGCCGCCGGACTGCGGGACCGCGCCCTGCTTGAATTCCTCTACTCCACGGGAGCCAGGATCAGCGAAGCGGTGGGACTGGACGTTGATGACATCTCCCTTGCCGGGCCGGAATCCGGGCCTGCCATTGTCCGGCTGTTCGGCAAGGGGTCGAAGGAGCGGCTGGTGCCGCTGGGCTCCTACGGGGCCCGGGCGCTGGACGCCTACCTGGTCCGCGGCCGGCCGCTGCTTGCTGCCAAGGGCAAGGGCACGCCTGCGCTGTTCCTGAATGCCCGCGGCGGCCGGATCAGCCGGCAGAGCGCCTGGACCATCCTCAAGGCGGCGGCGGAGAAGGCCAACATCACCCGGGACGTCTCACCGCACACGCTGCGGCATTCCTTCGCCACCCACCTGCTCGAAGGCGGCGCGGACGTCAGGGTGGTGCAGGAACTTTTGGGCCACGCATCGGTGACCACAACCCAGGTGTACACGCTGGTCACGGCTGATACGCTACGGGAAATCTACGCGGCCGCTCATCCCCGCGCGCTGGGCTGA
- a CDS encoding 8-oxo-dGTP diphosphatase, whose amino-acid sequence MTTASVTLCFLLRDGPGGPEVLLGLKQTGFGRGKIVGIGGHVEPGESDAQAVIREVLEETGVVLRVEDLADAGSVHFVFPARPEWNMRTTLFTARTWQGEPAPSDEILPEWFRVDTLPVDRMWQDADHWLPVVLEGRRINVVVTMHTDNESVASSESLLD is encoded by the coding sequence ATGACCACAGCCTCTGTGACCCTTTGCTTCCTGCTCCGTGACGGGCCGGGCGGCCCCGAGGTGCTCCTCGGGCTGAAACAGACCGGGTTCGGCAGGGGCAAGATCGTGGGCATCGGCGGCCACGTGGAACCGGGGGAGTCGGACGCGCAGGCCGTCATCCGGGAGGTCCTGGAAGAGACCGGTGTGGTGCTGCGGGTTGAGGACCTGGCGGACGCCGGATCGGTCCACTTCGTCTTTCCGGCCCGCCCGGAATGGAATATGCGGACCACCCTCTTTACCGCCCGGACCTGGCAGGGCGAGCCGGCACCCAGCGACGAGATCCTGCCAGAATGGTTCCGGGTGGATACGCTGCCCGTGGACCGCATGTGGCAGGACGCCGACCACTGGCTCCCGGTGGTTCTGGAAGGCCGAAGGATCAACGTGGTGGTCACCATGCACACAGACAACGAATCAGTCGCCTCATCCGAGAGCCTGCTGGACTGA
- a CDS encoding bifunctional 2-methylcitrate synthase/citrate synthase, giving the protein MAENEIKKGLAGVVVDYTAVSKVNPDTNSLLYRGYPVQELAARCSFEEVAYLLWNGELPTKDQLAEFSAKERAGRALDPVVKQVIDTLPVTSHPMDVCRTAASVMGARHPLTGDSSREANMAKAVDLFAAMPAVVAYDQRRRHGQDVVEPREDLGYSANFLWMAFGEEQVPEVVDAFNVSMILYAEHSFNASTFTARVITSTLSDLHSAVTGAIGALKGPLHGGANEAVMHTFDEIGIRQEESLEEAAARAKAWMEDALAQKKKVMGFGHRVYKHGDSRVPTMKAALDKMIAHYGRPELLGLYNGLEQAMDEAKAIKPNLDYPAGPTYHLMGFDTPTFTPLFVASRITGWTAHIMEQLDANSLIRPLSEYIGPEERHLP; this is encoded by the coding sequence ATGGCTGAAAATGAGATCAAAAAAGGCCTTGCCGGCGTGGTGGTGGACTACACCGCCGTTTCCAAGGTCAATCCGGACACCAACTCCCTGCTCTACCGCGGCTACCCTGTCCAGGAACTGGCAGCGCGGTGCAGCTTCGAGGAAGTGGCGTACCTGCTGTGGAACGGTGAACTGCCCACCAAGGACCAGCTTGCCGAGTTCAGCGCGAAGGAACGCGCCGGCCGCGCCCTCGATCCGGTGGTGAAGCAGGTGATCGATACCCTTCCGGTCACTTCGCACCCGATGGACGTCTGCAGGACTGCTGCTTCCGTTATGGGGGCACGGCATCCCCTGACCGGGGATTCCTCCCGGGAAGCCAACATGGCCAAGGCCGTGGACCTGTTCGCCGCCATGCCCGCGGTGGTGGCCTACGACCAGCGCCGCCGCCACGGGCAGGATGTGGTGGAGCCCCGCGAAGACCTTGGCTACTCGGCCAACTTCCTGTGGATGGCCTTCGGCGAGGAGCAGGTGCCGGAGGTGGTGGATGCCTTCAACGTCTCGATGATTCTTTACGCCGAGCACTCCTTCAACGCCTCCACATTCACCGCCCGTGTGATCACCTCGACGCTCTCGGACCTGCATTCAGCCGTGACCGGTGCCATCGGCGCCCTCAAGGGTCCGCTGCACGGCGGCGCCAACGAAGCGGTCATGCACACCTTCGACGAGATCGGCATCCGGCAGGAGGAGTCCCTGGAGGAAGCAGCGGCCCGGGCCAAGGCATGGATGGAAGACGCCCTGGCGCAGAAGAAGAAGGTGATGGGCTTCGGCCACCGTGTCTACAAGCACGGCGACTCCCGGGTCCCCACCATGAAAGCCGCACTGGACAAGATGATCGCCCACTACGGCCGGCCGGAACTGCTGGGGCTGTACAACGGGCTCGAGCAGGCCATGGACGAAGCCAAGGCCATCAAGCCGAACCTCGACTACCCGGCCGGGCCCACGTACCACCTGATGGGCTTTGATACGCCCACATTCACTCCCCTGTTCGTGGCCAGCCGGATCACAGGCTGGACCGCCCACATCATGGAGCAACTGGACGCGAACTCCCTGATCAGACCGCTGAGCGAGTACATCGGTCCGGAGGAGCGGCACCTCCCCTGA
- the prpB gene encoding methylisocitrate lyase translates to MLYSKTTPEQKRVRFRELLASGTIQQFPGAFNPLSARLIEEKGFAGVYISGAVLANDLGLPDIGLTTLTEVATRAGQIARMTDLPSIVDADTGFGEPMNVARTVQELENAGLAGCHIEDQFNPKRCGHLDGKNVVDQDTATKRIRAAADARRDPNFLIMARTDIRATEGLEAAQQRARALVEAGADAIFPEAMKDLSEFQAIRDAVDVPILANMTEFGKSDLFTVDELAGVGVNMVIYPVTLLRSAMGAAERTLESIKSDGTQEAQVPNMLTRARLYDLVDYEAYNRFDTGVFNFQIPGT, encoded by the coding sequence ATGCTGTACTCAAAGACCACCCCGGAACAGAAGCGGGTCCGCTTCCGGGAACTGCTGGCCTCCGGGACCATCCAGCAGTTCCCCGGCGCGTTCAACCCGCTCTCCGCCCGGCTGATCGAGGAAAAGGGCTTCGCCGGGGTGTACATCTCCGGCGCCGTCCTCGCCAACGACCTCGGCCTGCCGGACATCGGCCTGACCACCCTGACCGAGGTAGCCACCCGGGCCGGACAGATCGCGCGGATGACTGACCTGCCCTCGATCGTTGACGCGGACACCGGCTTCGGGGAGCCCATGAACGTGGCACGCACCGTCCAGGAACTCGAGAACGCAGGCCTGGCCGGCTGCCATATCGAGGACCAGTTCAACCCCAAGCGCTGCGGCCACCTCGACGGCAAGAACGTGGTGGACCAGGACACCGCCACCAAACGCATCAGGGCCGCGGCCGACGCCCGGCGGGACCCGAACTTCCTGATCATGGCCCGCACCGACATCCGCGCCACCGAGGGGCTGGAAGCCGCACAGCAGCGCGCCAGAGCCCTCGTCGAAGCCGGCGCCGACGCAATCTTCCCCGAAGCCATGAAGGACCTCAGCGAATTCCAGGCCATCCGCGACGCGGTGGACGTGCCGATCCTGGCCAACATGACCGAGTTCGGCAAGAGCGACCTCTTCACCGTGGATGAACTGGCCGGCGTCGGCGTCAACATGGTGATCTATCCGGTGACGCTGCTCCGTAGTGCCATGGGGGCTGCTGAGCGTACTCTGGAATCGATCAAATCCGACGGCACCCAGGAGGCGCAGGTTCCAAACATGCTGACCCGTGCCCGGCTCTACGACCTCGTTGACTACGAGGCCTACAACCGCTTCGACACCGGCGTGTTCAATTTCCAGATTCCCGGAACATGA